Proteins encoded together in one Scheffersomyces stipitis CBS 6054 chromosome 5, complete sequence window:
- a CDS encoding double-strand break repair protein MRE11 (go_component nucleus~go_function hydrolase activity; endonuclease activity; manganese ion binding~go_process double-strand break repair) yields the protein MPPVDKIPEGEDTIRILLTTDNHVGYNETDPVRGDDGWKTFHEITRLAKQLDVDMIVQGGDLFHINKPSKKSLFHVMKSLRLNCMGDRPCELELLSDPTQALDSGFGTVNYEDPNLNISIPVFAISGNHDDATGEGLLSPLDILSVSGLVNHFGKIPDSENITVSPLLFQKGRTKLALYGMANVRDERLHRAFRDGHVKFQRPNIQTDQWFNLFCIHQNHAQHSITSSIPEMYLPNFLDFVLWGHEHECIAYPVHNPETGFDVLQAGSSVATSLSEGEVADKHTFLLSIRDQRYSIEPIKLNTVRPFVLKEIVLSQTDLISGAASKSDVIALLSQEVESSIVKANENFKQNNAELFDEDDTEEDVAKKIPLPLIRIRVEYSGGYEIENTRRFSNRFVGKVANPNDIIQFYKKRTSETGPKKTKFSDKDLLEEGESNKKSTEIQLQDLIEKFISVADLSLLPEAGMNYAVKRYIDNEDKHVLQNYIENEIKKETEMLMKIDIEDTSVYDKDNDYSKKIFRQLLSQIKLENKKIDHESMDFDMEPSLSTKKAAPKRNTKKTKRSEEIVVSEDEDDDFQEEIEEKPAARKKSGRNTKANKKEEIISDNDDDIIDSDLDEGQQQTTRRGGSAPRAKRVSTSSRGRGRKTSSLKDSVMNL from the coding sequence ATGCCTCCTGTTGACAAGATACCCGAGGGAGAGGACACTATACGAATCCTTCTCACCACAGACAACCATGTTGGCTACAACGAGACAGATCCAGTGCGAGGAGACGATGGCTGGAAGACCTTTCATGAGATCACCAGACTCGCAAAGCAATTAGATGTAGACATGATAGTCCAGGGTGGCGACTTGTTCCATATCAACAAACCGCTGAAAAAATCTCTTTTCCACGTCATGAAGTCCCTTCGTTTGAATTGTATGGGAGACCGTCCCTGTGAATTGGAGCTTCTCAGTGATCCTACACAAGCTTTGGATTCTGGCTTTGGCACCGTCAACTATGAAGATCCAAACTTGAACATCTCTATTCCCGTCTTTGCTATCAGTGGTAACCATGACGATGCTACGGGCGAAGGGTTGTTGCTGCCTCTTGACattcttctggtttctgGACTAGTGAACCATTTCGGTAAGATTCCAGATAGCGAGAACATCACCGTTTCGCCGTTGCTTTTCCAGAAGGGCCGAACAAAACTAGCTCTTTACGGTATGGCAAATGTTAGAGACGAAAGGCTCCATCGAGCTTTTCGTGATGGACATGTGAAATTCCAGAGACCCAACATCCAGACAGACCAATGGTTCAATTTGTTTTGTATTCACCAGAACCACGCCCAACATCTGATAACATCATCAATTCCCGAAATGTATTTGCCCAACTTCTTAGACTTTGTACTTTGGGGCCACGAGCACGAATGTATAGCTTACCCTGTTCATAATCCAGAGACTGGCTTTGATGTTCTTCAGGCTGGATCCTCGGTAGCGACTTCGTTATCCGAAGGCGAAGTAGCTGATAAACACACGTTTTTGTTGAGTATCCGCGACCAGAGATATTCTATAGAACCAATAAAGTTGAATACAGTGAGACCATTTGTGTTAAAGGAAATTGTCTTGCTGCAGACAGATCTCATACTGGGAGCTGCCTCGAAGTCAGACGTAATAGCACTTCTACTGCAAGAAGTGGAAAGCTCCATAGTGAAAGCCAAtgaaaacttcaaacaaAATAACGCCGAACTCttcgatgaagacgatacagaagaagatgtagcAAAAAAGATCCCCTTGCCTTTGATAAGAATCAGAGTAGAATATTCAGGAGGTTACGAAATTGAGAACACAAGAAGGTTTTCCAACCGGTTTGTAGGAAAAGTTGCTAATCCCAATGATATCAtccaattctacaaaaaGAGAACATCAGAAACAGGACCCAAAAAAACGAAGTTTCTGGATAAggatcttcttgaagaaggggagtccaacaagaagtctACTGAGATACAACTACAAGATCTAATAGAGAAATTCATCAGTGTGGCAGATTTGTCACTCTTGCCGGAGGCTGGGATGAACTACGCTGTCAAGAGATATATCGATAATGAAGACAAGCATGTCCTACAAAATTATATTGAAaacgaaatcaagaaagagacaGAGATGTTAATGAAGATAGACATCGAGGACACAAGCGTCTATGATAAGGATAACGACTATTCCAAAAAGATATTCAGACAGCTTTTGTCTCAAATCAAATTAGAGAATAAGAAGATTGACCACGAGTCCATGGACTTTGACATGGAGCCTAGCCTTTCGACAAAGAAAGCAGCACCGAAGAGGAACacaaaaaagacaaaacGAAGCGAGGAAATCgtagtttctgaagatgaagatgacgattttcaagaagaaattgaagagaaacCTGCTGCACGAAAAAAAAGCGGAAGGAATACAAAagcaaacaagaaagaagagattatCAGCGACAACGACGACGATATAATAGATCTGGATTTAGATGAAGGGCAACaacaaacaacaagaagaggTGGACTGGCGCCGCGTGCTAAGAGAGTATCTACCAGCAGTCGtggcagaggaagaaagacatcttcattgaaaGACAGTGTGATGAATTTGTAG
- a CDS encoding predicted protein, whose protein sequence is MSLETSKRLPLYLRQLLRIYEKGTTRLSVNKDSNVKGFLRKTSDEYGNFQAYKLIRENEFNHRDFPPAVAKSLEPLFNTRLQLTDLEKLSTRDLFRKDVFSTITDEDDSIHSSYSRTTTSTTDFQAKIITTLAAQVSPFLSVPKQSSIEKSFKWFVKLLQSTPVFLILKQRSRLFSEGSLNQYDMPFNSLKTKVTEISNRKAEEVASREVESQNSSEIYRNYHLTDLSRIDLFNLAIKSQTDFDNHPISQFEDILNGLRWKEVNQRKDKLCDLLTESQNVQLVDKTFSNVELRNFKHFIETKNIWKTLATSKESDVRSLLPFDLTYNNYYLLCIENSVLDSDHSQVLEAVSKSDFEVIAARISLQNSDIINFFTDLIQQSSDTHSRKLNYEELLQIAHANREPHVSGINDLMKHLAEMNLVTVEEGCDKNCIYFLPGNRP, encoded by the coding sequence ATGTCGCTAGAAACCCTGAAGAGATTGCCTTTGTATCTCCGGCAGCTACTTCGAATATACGAGAAAGGTACTACTCGGCTTTCTGTCAATAAAGATTCCAATGTAAAGGGTTTCCTCCGTAAGACGTCAGATGAGTATGGGAATTTCCAGGCATACAAGTTAATACGAGAAAATGAGTTCAACCACAGAGACTTTCCACCAGCGGTGGCTAAAAGTTTAGAACCCCTTTTCAACACCCGATTGCAACTTACAGACCTTGAGAAATTGAGCACCAGAGAtcttttcagaaaagacgttttttctacaattacagatgaagatgattctATTCATTCCAGTTATTCCAGAACGACAACATCCACCACCGATTTCCAAGCTAAGATCATAACGACTTTGGCAGCACAAGTTTCACCTTTTCTTTCCGTGCCGAAACAACTGTCCATCGAGAAGTCGTTCAAATGGTTTGTGAAACTTCTACAGTCTACGCCAGTGTTTCTCATATTAAAACAGAGAAGCAGACTTTTCTCTGAGGGATCGCTCAACCAGTACGATATGCCGTTCAATTCCTTAAAGACTAAGGTCACTGAGATTTCAAACAgaaaagcagaagaagtagcAAGCAGAGAAGTGGAATCGCagaattcttcagagaTATATAGAAACTACCACCTCACGGATCTTCTGAGAATagacttgttcaatcttGCCATCAAGTCGCAAACAGATTTTGACAATCATCCCATCAGCCAGTTTGAAGACATCTTGAATGGACTTCGATGGAAGGAAGTTAACCAAAGAAAGGACAAACTATGCGATCTTTTAACTGAATCACAAAACGTTCAGCTCGTGGACAAGACGTTTTCTAATGTAGAGTTGCGGAATTTCAAACACTTCATAGAAACCAAAAATATCTGGAAAACACTCGCGACATCGAAAGAATCCGACGTAAGGAGCTTGTTACCGTTTGATTTAACTTACAACAACTACTACCTACTTTGTATTGAAAACCTGGTGTTGGATAGCGACCACAGCCAAGTGTTAGAAGCTGTTTCGAAGTCTGATTTTGAGGTAATAGCAGCAAGAATATCGCTCCAGAACTCTGACATAAttaacttcttcactgatCTCATCCAGCAATCTAGTGACACACATTCGAGAAAATTGAACtacgaagagttgttgcAGATCGCACACGCCAACAGAGAGCCACATGTCTCTGGTATTAACGACCTTATGAAACATCTAGCAGAGATGAATCTTGTCACTGTTGAGGAAGGATGTGACAAGAATTGTATATACTTTCTTCCTGGGAATAGACCTTGA
- a CDS encoding eIF2-alpha Serine/threonine-protein kinase (go_function protein kinase activity; ATP binding~go_process protein amino acid phosphorylation): MPNNVSVSSELEQRQNDELNSIASIYGDMFHDITPKGLVWNKKPCPHFQINIESHVNPDRPVLSMTLDIEFTQTYPLSPPLVKILHPKNILNKKLSVIECKIKELIKEYPEEEVSFTIISEVIILCDEFQSTAEKVLSLEEESALRLKNKKIELEKQEAKRKAEQELARKKQNEELNQQIKLIRGEYYDSNSITVPTDQKEQDLIPSNDKDQYFIFENAIVGEFPAASRTKLKFKFKAVSGFIKYGKRDLLSTAGNQYIVKPYLTPDLQTKIDAKGTELSYLLTEIKLENPYWNSEQGKDEIRDLEHELQMIRDISNDNIIKLYGFQFDKCTGGWKLRLLTEFSSASESLHDILPTAEFINWALARAWLIQILPALESLHNLGFIHKSLCPLTILVVQQPDSSHAKVLKLSHPSYGYKILKMLNSHPNDPTNNLMDFYQIIIPENWIAPELKHSGVHNQRTDVWDLGVLFIRVMISYNALKTTFHTPEEFHDKFSDDDYPGAEVFASSVYDMLSKMIQPKMSKRPTPLELNAVKFLRDGPVVTISHPFIGNTSMKYNLSTNNQSISKRMPGHAKRRFSNTHGESLSGSFMKSGTQRNIGRYERDFEEIGKLGKGGFGEVVKARNRLEGTFYAIKKIKHKSSKLDSLLSEVLSLARLNHQYIVRYYGTWVEELPDSTNASSVVTDDGTKSGDDVASESETEDDFESPLNARSTSFLLADNSFQVDYMSNSFDPGIEFGYSSDEEDDLDDRIEFANSTEESTDNALVTESEDEDSLDLSKHEIKIKVDVLPKLAEQTKSILYIQMEFCENNTLLNLIDQGLPGNSNEYWRLFRQLLEAVSYIHREGFIHRDLKPTNIFIDRSNNVKVGDFGLAKNSQFSSIVSTNNQVTSNSKNGDLSTVVGTLFYTANEVATGSYDEKVDMYSLGIIFFEMCYPLATGMERARTLNDLRLVSVEFPSNFVDSKYKTEKKIIRLLLDHDPKLRIGAAELLQSGLLPVEHQDVVIKEALKSLADPASPWQQQVRETLFNQPYSLARDLMFDSSNKVSHFHNLEGSASDYLIFNRIILEMYRIFRRHGAIEDFNANVLAPKAPFQSRDLVYEVLDKNGSVLTLPYDLTLTTARILSKADMSISKTYRHDFVYRPNVRGTGVPDKYSAVKFDITSHDASSRIVNDAECLKVVDEIIQAFPCFHAKSSSAIIVVNHNDILEAVTTFAFGSVRIDDKKRLEVFGILSQLGLDKDADEIKRYLREDLKVPHTVTYDLVDGFDFTLEVDKARQKFQKIMKDSPLLGKIERALQYLLDVVAVLKKFGVKSPVYFNPLSNYNSKYYSHGILFQGIFKIEKNRRYSRIVTGGRYDSLIASFVNKDIAKSNTPFAVGFTLTTTFTFVLMKKLLHRKVKNQEFNHQKWRGVRCDVIITSPSAAYMDQSIYEIAKELWAHNINCDTFVFSSQEELSHKVQTDGANWIVVTKQPNTLQKRNRNFKPLRVKTLHPNKEVDLGYDELVDYLESEIEERNTEFEVECGDNSNDHGKAPEDNNNHMESDTSHHELNPLFSVDIEQKAIVVPNEAPRGRKNNKREKWELENDSKIASAQALKDLATSPVITVDARDEVLDMIAITSISQQEEWLRKVIFSNLPRSYAINIHNSLSKEASKGHRWAVIYSPKTQKTNIVDLQR, from the exons ATGCCGAACAACGTCCTGGTGTCGCTGGAGTTGGAACAGCGCCAGAACGATGAGCTCAATTCTATAGCCTCCATATACGGAGACATGTTCCACGACATTACGCCTAAGGGCTTGGTGTGGAACAAGAAACCGTGTCCccatttccaaatcaacaTTGAGTCACATGTAAACCCAGATCGACCAGTGCTATCTATGACACTAGACATAGAGTTCACTCAGACATATCCGCTATCGCCGCCGCTTGTCAAGATTTTGCATCCGAAGAATATCCTCAACAAAAAACTTCTGGTTATAGAATGCAAAATCAAGGAGCTTATCAAAGAGTATCCGGAGGAAGAAGTTCTGTTCACGATTATCTCAGAAGTGATTATTCTCTGCGACGAATTCCAGCTGACGGCGGAAAAGGTACTATCCCTCGAAGAAGAGAGTGCGCTCAGGCTCAAAAATAAGAAAATCGAGCTCGAGAAACAAGAAGCCAAACGTAAAGCTGAACAGGAGTTGGCCcgaaagaaacaaaacgAAGAACTCAACCAGCAAATCAAACTCATCAGGGGTGAATACTATGACTCCAACTCCATTACGGTGCCAACAGACcagaaagaacaagacCTCATACCTTCCAACGATAAAGACCAGTATTTCATATTTGAAAATGCAATTGTAGGCGAGTTCCCGGCAGCCTCCAGAACAAAACTtaagttcaagttcaaagCAGTGCTGGGATTCATAAAATACGGCAAAAGAGACTTGTTATCTACAGCTGGAAACCAGTATATAGTCAAGCCATATCTTACGCCTGATCTTCAAACGAAAATCGATGCTAAAGGTACGGAATTATCGTACTTGTTAACTGAAATAAAGTTGGAAAACCCCTACTGGAACTCAGAACAAGGCAAAGATGAAATCCGTGATCTCGAGCACGAGTTACAAATGATCAGAGACATCAGCAACGATAACATCATTAAATTGTATGGGTTTCAGTTCGATAAGTGCACTGGAGGCTGGAAATTGAGATTGTTAACTGAGTTCTCCTCTGCAAGTGAATCTCTTCACGATATCCTTCCAACGGCTGAATTTATCAATTGGGCTCTTGCAAGAGCATGGCTCATTCAGATTCTTCCAGCGTTGGAAAGTTTGCACAACTTGGGCTTCATACACAAGCTGTTGTGTCCTTTGACTATTTTGGT TGTTCAACAACCAGATTCCAGCCATGCCAAAGTGCTCAAACTCAGTCACCCTTCTTATGGCtacaagattttgaagatgttgaattCGCACCCTAATGATCCTACCAATAATCTTATGGACTTCTACCAGATCATAATTCCTGAAAACTGGATAGCTCCAGAATTGAAGCACTCTGGAGTCCACAATCAAAGAACTGATGTTTGGGATTTGGGAGTACTTTTCATCAGAGTGATGATCAGTTATAATGCATTGAAGACAACATTCCACACTCCAGAAGAATTCCACGACAAGTTCTCAGACGACGACTATCCTGGTGCTGAAGTGTTCGCTTCACTGGTGTATGATATGCTTTCCAAGATGATACAGCCAAAAATGTCAAAAAGACCTACTCCGTTGGAATTAAATGCCGTCAAGTTTTTGAGAGATGGCCCTGTAGTAACTATATCTCATCCCTTTATTGGTAACACGTCTATGAAGTACAATTTGCTGACAAATAACCAGTCCA TTAGTAAAAGAATGCCCGGTCATgccaaaagaagattttcCAATACTCATGGTGAACTGCTTCTGGGATCCTTTATGAAGTCGGGAACTCAAAGAAACATTGGACGCTATGAAAGggactttgaagaaattggaaagCTTGGTAAGGGAGGGTTTGGTGAAGTTGTCAAGGCCAGAAACAGATTGGAAGGTACATTTTACGCCATTAAGAAAATTAAGCACAAATCCAGTAAATTGGACTCATTATTGAGTGAAGTTCTCTCCCTTGCCAGACTCAATCACCAGTACATTGTTAGATATTATGGGACTTGGGTTGAAGAACTTCCTGATTCGACCAATGCCTCTTCTGTTGTTACCGATGATGGGACGAAAAGCGGTGATGATGTGGCTTCAGAAAGTGAAACAGAAGATGACTTTGAAAGTCCACTTAACGCCAGATCTACTTCCTTTTTGCTAGCAGATAATTCGTTCCAAGTAGATTATATGTCAAATTCATTTGATCCTGGTATTGAATTCGGGTATTCaagtgatgaagaagacgatttGGATGATCGAATTGAGTTTGCCAATTCCACAGAGGAACTGACTGACAATGCCTTAGTAACTGAAagtgaagatgaagattcaCTAGATTTAAGTAAACATGAGATAAAGATCAAAGTGGATGTCCTTCCTAAGTTGGCAGAGCAAACGAAGTCAATATTATATATTCAAATGGAGTTCTGTGAGAACAACACATTGCTCAACTTGATAGATCAAGGTTTGCCCGGTAATTCCAATGAGTACTGGAGGCTTTTCCGTCAGTTGCTTGAAGCAGTATCGTATATTCACCGAGAAGGTTTCATCCATAGAGACTTGAAACCTACCAATATCTTTATTGACAGATCTAATAACGTCAAGGTCGGAGATTTCGGTTTGGCAAAGAATTCTCAATTCTCATCTATTGTACTGACAAACAATCAGGTCACATCTAATTCCAAGAATGGAGATTTATCCACTGTGGTTGGTACTCTTTTCTATACTGCTAATGAAGTCGCAACTGGTTCATATGATGAAAAGGTGGATATGTATTCTTTGGgtatcattttctttgagATGTGCTATCCTTTGGCAACGGGAATGGAAAGAGCCAGAACTTTGAATGACTTGAGATTGGTTTCGGTTGAATTTCCTTCTAACTTTGTCGATCTGAAATACAAgactgaaaagaagattatCCGGTTGCTTCTTGATCACGATCCTAAGTTGCGTATTGGAGCTGCTGAATTGTTGCAGAGTGGACTTTTGCCAGTTGAACATCAGGATGTAGTTATCAAAGAGGCATTGAAATCGTTGGCAGATCCTGCTTCCCCTTGGCAACAACAAGTACGTGAGACCTTATTCAACCAACCTTATCTGTTAGCAAGAGACTTGATGTTTGATTCGTCCAACAAAGTTTCTCATTTCCATAACTTGGAAGGCTCTGCTAGCGATTACTTGATCTTCAACCGAATCATCTTGGAAATGTACCGAATCTTCAGAAGACACGGAGCAATAGAAGATTTCAATGCCAATGTTTTAGCACCCAAGGCACCCTTCCAATCACGAGATCTAGTATATGAGGTCTTGGATAAGAATGGATCAGTTTTGACCTTGCCATATGATCTAACCCTTACTACAGCTAGAATTTTAAGTAAGGCTGATATGTCCATATCGAAAACATATAGACACGATTTTGTCTACAGACCCAACGTTAGAGGTACTGGAGTCCCAGACAAGTACAGTGCGGTCAAATTTGATATAACTTCCCATGACGCTTCAAGCAGAATTGTTAACGATGCGGAATGCCTAAAAGTAGTAGATGAGATCATTCAAGCTTTTCCTTGTTTCCATGCAAAAAGCTCGTCAGCCATCATTGTCGTGAACCACAACGATATTTTGGAAGCTGTGACTACGTTTGCTTTTGGAAGTGTTCGTATAGACGACAAGAAAAGACTAGAGGTATTTGGAATTCTTTCACAGCTTGGATTAGATAAGGATGCGGATGAAATTAAGCGTTACCTCCGTGAGGATCTTAAGGTTCCACATACTGTTACTTACGATTTGGTAGATGGATTTGATTTTACTTTGGAAGTCGATAAGGCTCGCCAAAAGTTTCAAAAGATCATGAAAGACTCTCCATTATTGGGCAAGATTGAAAGGGCTCTCCaatatcttcttgatgttgttgccgttctcaagaagtttggcGTGAAAAGTCCTGTCTACTTTAATCCTCTTAGCAATTACAACAGCAAATACTATTCGCATGGCATTTTGTTCCAGGGAATATTCAAGATCgagaagaacagaagatATTCACGTATTGTAACAGGTGGAAGATATGATTCCTTGATTGCATCATTTGTGAATAAAGATATTGCAAAGTCCAATACTCCTTTTGCTGTTGGTTTCACATTAACTACTACTTTCACTTTTGTTCTAATGAAGAAACTTTTACATCGCAAGGTCAAGAACCAGGAGTTCAATCATCAGAAGTGGAGAGGTGTAAGATGTGATGTTATTATTACGTCTCCCAGCGCTGCATACATGGACCAGTCTATCTATGAAATAGCAAAAGAGTTGTGGGCCCACAACATAAACTGCGATACAtttgttttctcttctcaagaagagcTTTCTCATAAAGTTCAGACTGATGGAGCCAATTGGATAGTTGTAACTAAACAACCAAATACTCTCCAAAAGCGTAA TAGAAATTTCAAACCTTTGAGAGTAAAGACTTTGCACCCTAACAAAGAGGTCGATTTGGGGTACGATGAGCTTGTTGATTATCTTGAGTCGGAGATCGAAGAACGGAACACTGAATTTGAGGTTGAATGCGGAGACAACAGTAATGATCATGGTAAGGCACCTGAAGATAACAATAATCATATGGAGTCAGACACTTCTCACCATGAGCTCAACCCTTTGTTTTCGGTTGATATTGAACAGAAAGCTATTGTTGTTCCCAACGAAGCTCCCAGAGGTAGAAAGAATAACAAGAGAGAAAAGTGGGAGTTGGAAAATGACTCGAAGATAGCTTCAGCCCAGGCACTCAAGGATTTGGCGACTTCACCTGTTATCACGGTAGATGCCAGAGATGAGGTTCTTGACATGATAGCTATCACTTCGATTCTGCAACAGGAAGAATGGTTGAGAAAGGTaatattttccaatttgCCTCGTAGTTATGCTATTAACATCCACAATTCGTTATCAAAAGAGGCCAGTAAGGGCCACAGATGGGCCGTAATATACTCTCCCAAAACACAGAAGACGAACATCGTTGATTTGCAACGATGA
- a CDS encoding DNL zinc finger protein has translation SFKVKDPQLMIAFTCKKCDTRSSHTFSRQAYYKGTVAIQCPGCKNRHLIADNLKIFKDNKFSLEDVLRAKGESVATDVNDLVFEDIPESLKSTLGHYAKDAPEEYKQGPEDLEEVKSLPNSEEKKV, from the coding sequence AGTTTCAAGGTCAAAGATCCTCAACTTATGATAGCATTCACTTGTAAGAAATGTGATACGAGATCTTCGCATACTTTCTCTCGTCAAGCTTATTATAAAGGTACTGTCGCCATTCAGTGTCCTGGGTGCAAAAATCGTCATTTGATAGCAGACAACTTAAAGATCTTCAAAGACAATAAATTTTCATTGGAAGATGTTCTCCGAGCCAAGGGAGAGTCAGTAGCTACTGATGTAAACGATTTGGTGTTTGAAGACATTCCAGAGAGCTTGAAAAGCACTCTTGGTCATTATGCCAAAGATGCCCCAGAGGAGTATAAGCAGGGGCCAGAAGACTTAGAAGAAGTGAAGTCGTTGCCAAACTCTGAAGAGAAAAAGGTGTAG
- a CDS encoding F1F0-ATPase complex assembly protein: LIAKYQTKLEKKAQDLGVNNIDELHNKLKDEIELKKKELNKIDPLAELEEYERRQAEEIAKDPNSKTIKVRSPIAKDTPKLPYKDLNAYVDVEKVKELPRKELEFIWKARFHSKERTLHAVLEDLQFASMYVNAFKNPSFILPLPKNSDGYEMHFVQWSFVGPQTTHCMLTTVAEYKLHKEYAKPHTTLMFHQDLAQEKGVVLMNGHCETESSLSMDEAQLLVLNVQRFYGGLGKHESALALLRDFTSGSEKFDMDKLIAEATSFQ, encoded by the coding sequence TTAATAGCCAAGTATCAAAcgaagttggagaaaaagGCACAAGATTTGGGAGTCAACAACATAGACGAACTACACAACAAATTAAAAGATGAAATAGAACTTAAGAAGAAGGAGCTCAACAAGATCGATCCACTTGCTGAGTTGGAAGAGTATGAACGTAGACAAGCCGAGGAAATCGCCAAAGATCCAAACTCCAAAACCATCAAGGTTAGATCACCTATTGCCAAAGACACACCAAAGTTGCCttacaaggacttgaatGCCTATGTTGATGTAGAAAAGGTTAAAGAGTTGCCTCGTAAGGAGTTAGAGTTCATCTGGAAAGCACGCTTCCATTCGAAGGAAAGAACTTTACATGCTGTATTGGAAGATCTCCAATTTGCTTCCATGTATGTGAATGCATTCAAGAATCCTAGTTTCATCTTGCCATTGCCTAAGAACAGCGATGGCTACGAAATGCATTTTGTACAATGGTCGTTTGTTGGTCCCCAGACTACGCATTGCATGTTGACCACTGTAGCTGAGTATAAGCTTCATAAGGAGTATGCTAAGCCGCACACGACATTAATGTTCCATCAGGATTTGGCACAAGAAAAAGGTGTAGTGTTGATGAATGGTCACTGTGAAACAGAAAGCCTGTTGTCTATGGATGAAGCTCAGCTTCTTGTGCTTAATGTTCAGAGGTTTTACGGTGGCTTAGGAAAGCATGAACTGGCACTTGCTTTGCTCAGAGATTTCACCTCTGGTAGCGAGAAATTTGATAtggacaagttgattgCTGAAGCAACCAGTTTCCAGTAG